GCCTCAACTTCGGCTACCAGAGACCCGGGAGGAGGCGGTAGCGCACGAGGGCAGTGTAGGCGGACCATCCGTCATCGCGAGAGAGGATCAGCTCCTCGGCGTGCATACGGTAGAGCAGGGATGCCCACCCCAGTATCACGAGCAGCGCCGTGCCGAGATTCCATTCTTCGAGGTTGTACCCGATGTCGGCGAGCACATAGGCCAGATACATCGGATGGCGGACGAGCCGGTAGGGGCCTCGCGTCACGAGACCCCGCAGAGCCGGGAATACCCCGAACCTTCTGCCCATGCTGAGGAGACTGGCGAAACTCAGACAGGCAGCGAGCATCACGAGGACGAGTCCGGCTGCGGGCCACGCAGGGGTACCCGGCACCCATCGAAGATAGGTCACCTGGGCGTAGGGGTAAGCGTACGCGATGACAACGGCTGCACCCGAGGGCAGCGAGTCATCCTGCACCGAAGGAGGGCGCCGCGTGAGGGCGATCCCGAGAACGAGGAGGTGCTGT
The nucleotide sequence above comes from Thermodesulfovibrionales bacterium. Encoded proteins:
- a CDS encoding methyltransferase; the protein is MIEKRPHASGISGRRLGDFILFGVTSAELVLLFLLTPTFTIVDWIYVLQHLLVLGIALTRRPPSVQDDSLPSGAAVVIAYAYPYAQVTYLRWVPGTPAWPAAGLVLVMLAACLSFASLLSMGRRFGVFPALRGLVTRGPYRLVRHPMYLAYVLADIGYNLEEWNLGTALLVILGWASLLYRMHAEELILSRDDGWSAYTALVRYRLLPGLW